The following proteins come from a genomic window of Methanosarcina sp. MTP4:
- the cobA gene encoding uroporphyrinogen-III C-methyltransferase gives MSGNYGKVYLVGSGPGDPELLTLKARRLIDTAEVIIYDQLPGKVILSSMPDSAEKIDAGKFAGKHTLTQNKINEAIVQKAKEGKMVVRLKGGDPYVFGRGGEEAEALVQEGIEFEIVPGITSAIAVPAYAGIPVTHRESTSMVTFITGHEDPTKEESGLNWDALAKFEGTIVILMGVKMLRRNAEELMKNGKDSETPVALIERGTRPDQRVTVGTLASIADLAEERGVKAPAITVVGDVVRLHDILGEQLTGTEF, from the coding sequence ATGTCAGGAAATTACGGAAAAGTATATCTCGTGGGTTCGGGTCCGGGGGACCCTGAACTCCTCACCCTGAAAGCCCGCCGGTTAATCGACACAGCTGAAGTCATCATCTATGACCAGCTTCCGGGAAAAGTGATCCTGAGTTCAATGCCGGATAGTGCGGAAAAGATCGATGCCGGAAAATTTGCCGGGAAGCACACCCTCACCCAGAACAAAATCAATGAAGCGATTGTACAAAAAGCTAAGGAAGGCAAGATGGTTGTCCGGCTGAAAGGCGGAGACCCTTACGTTTTTGGGAGAGGCGGAGAGGAAGCAGAGGCCCTCGTGCAGGAAGGCATCGAATTCGAAATAGTGCCCGGGATAACCTCCGCAATCGCAGTGCCTGCATATGCCGGAATTCCCGTTACTCACAGGGAAAGCACCTCCATGGTAACTTTCATTACGGGACATGAAGACCCCACAAAGGAAGAAAGCGGGCTCAACTGGGACGCCCTGGCAAAGTTTGAAGGGACTATCGTGATCCTGATGGGGGTAAAGATGCTCAGGCGGAATGCCGAAGAGCTCATGAAAAACGGGAAAGACTCCGAAACCCCGGTCGCCCTTATCGAGAGAGGCACCCGGCCCGACCAGCGGGTGACCGTGGGTACTCTTGCAAGCATCGCGGACCTGGCAGAAGAAAGGGGTGTAAAAGCGCCTGCTATCACAGTGGTAGGAGACGTTGTCCGCCTCCATGACATCCTCGGGGAACAGCTTACGGGGACCGAGTTTTAA
- a CDS encoding uroporphyrinogen-III synthase, with product MTGETIGEVIGDANEAKLPVLAIMRPESYREKSEALARDYGFESFYAPMIRLEDMKDEEFEPFVQRVLEGVSDYVIFTSANGITFTLDKLPEGKRESFTEALKKSRVIAIGPNTEKELVKIGVEKPFLPGDYSSEGIVEALCPEVKGKTVDAARSAYGSRLLIEGLENCGATVFETKVYTLTIPEGELQKELIERTLAGEVSAFAFTSSMMVRGFMKQAEKMGAGEEVKEALSRAVVGAIGTPTANTLESLGVNVDAVPGEFTFEALLEVLKKKL from the coding sequence ATGACAGGCGAAACGATAGGCGAAGTAATAGGAGACGCAAACGAAGCAAAGCTCCCCGTACTTGCGATCATGAGGCCCGAAAGCTATCGGGAAAAGTCCGAAGCCCTTGCCAGGGACTACGGTTTTGAGTCCTTTTACGCCCCCATGATCCGGCTGGAAGACATGAAGGACGAGGAGTTCGAGCCCTTCGTGCAGAGGGTCCTGGAAGGGGTTTCAGACTACGTGATTTTCACAAGTGCAAACGGGATCACCTTCACCCTGGACAAGCTCCCGGAAGGCAAAAGGGAAAGCTTTACCGAAGCCCTAAAAAAGAGCCGGGTAATTGCAATCGGCCCTAATACGGAAAAAGAACTCGTGAAAATAGGAGTAGAAAAGCCCTTTTTGCCCGGGGACTACAGTTCGGAAGGAATTGTGGAAGCCCTTTGCCCCGAAGTAAAGGGAAAAACCGTGGATGCCGCAAGGAGCGCATACGGCTCGAGGCTGCTCATCGAGGGCCTGGAAAATTGCGGAGCTACGGTATTTGAGACAAAGGTATACACCCTTACCATACCCGAAGGAGAGCTCCAGAAAGAGCTCATCGAGCGCACCCTTGCCGGGGAAGTAAGCGCTTTTGCCTTTACAAGCTCCATGATGGTCAGGGGTTTCATGAAGCAGGCGGAAAAGATGGGAGCAGGAGAAGAAGTAAAAGAAGCCCTGAGCCGGGCAGTTGTAGGCGCTATCGGGACCCCGACCGCAAACACCCTGGAGAGTCTCGGGGTAAACGTGGATGCGGTTCCCGGAGAATTTACCTTTGAAGCTTTGCTCGAAGTCCTGAAGAAAAAGCTTTAA
- the ahbC gene encoding 12,18-didecarboxysiroheme deacetylase, with amino-acid sequence MIGISKLYCGTVEPSDALRYGRDSKRLPSHLLQFSKDKKPVVVWNMTRRCNLKCVHCYAQAKDVEFKDELSTEEGKALIDDLAAFGSPVMLFSGGEPTMRKDLPELAAYAREKGMRAVISTNGTLIDKSLAKKLKEVGLSYVGISFDGVRETNDKFRGVKGAFDAALEGLHNCQAEGIKVGLRFTINKQNVRDIPAIFDLLEEENIPRVCFYHLVYAGRGSKMVDEDLSLEESRKAVDLIMERTKALHEKGFPAEVLTVDNHCDGPYLYLKLLKENPERAAEVFELLSMNQGNSSGIGFGCVSWDGAVHADQFWRHYSFGNVRERPFSEIWTDLSDKLMAGLKNRKPLIKENGDRCAHCKWFDVCNGNFRVRAEAVYGNVWADDPACYLTKEEIGYDEA; translated from the coding sequence ATGATAGGCATTTCAAAACTCTACTGCGGAACCGTGGAACCCTCCGATGCCCTGCGTTACGGCCGGGACTCAAAGAGGCTGCCCTCCCACCTGCTGCAGTTTTCAAAAGACAAGAAACCGGTCGTGGTCTGGAACATGACCCGCCGCTGCAACCTGAAATGCGTTCATTGCTATGCCCAGGCAAAAGATGTCGAATTCAAAGACGAACTCTCAACAGAGGAAGGCAAAGCCCTGATCGACGACCTTGCAGCCTTCGGCTCTCCCGTTATGCTCTTTTCCGGAGGCGAGCCGACAATGCGAAAAGACCTCCCCGAACTTGCGGCTTATGCAAGGGAAAAAGGGATGAGGGCAGTAATTTCCACTAACGGGACCCTCATCGACAAAAGCCTGGCAAAGAAGTTGAAGGAAGTGGGCCTTTCCTACGTAGGCATATCCTTTGACGGAGTCAGGGAAACGAACGACAAATTCAGGGGCGTAAAGGGAGCCTTCGATGCTGCTCTCGAGGGCCTGCACAACTGCCAGGCCGAAGGCATAAAGGTCGGGCTTCGCTTTACCATCAACAAACAAAATGTCCGGGACATTCCCGCCATTTTTGACCTCCTCGAGGAAGAAAATATCCCCAGGGTCTGCTTCTACCACCTGGTCTATGCCGGCAGGGGCTCTAAAATGGTTGACGAGGACCTTTCCCTTGAAGAGTCCAGGAAAGCCGTGGACCTCATCATGGAGAGGACAAAAGCCCTGCACGAAAAAGGCTTCCCCGCAGAAGTCCTGACTGTGGACAACCACTGCGACGGCCCCTACCTCTACCTGAAGCTCCTGAAAGAAAACCCGGAAAGGGCAGCCGAAGTCTTCGAGCTCCTTTCCATGAACCAGGGCAACTCCTCAGGGATAGGTTTCGGCTGCGTGTCCTGGGACGGGGCCGTGCACGCCGACCAGTTCTGGAGACACTACTCCTTTGGAAACGTCCGTGAGAGGCCCTTCAGCGAGATCTGGACCGACCTTTCCGACAAACTGATGGCCGGGCTCAAGAACCGGAAACCCCTGATCAAGGAAAACGGGGACCGCTGCGCCCACTGCAAATGGTTCGATGTCTGCAACGGGAACTTCCGGGTGCGGGCTGAAGCCGTCTACGGGAACGTCTGGGCGGATGACCCTGCCTGCTACCTTACAAAAGAGGAGATCGGATACGACGAGGCCTGA
- a CDS encoding aminoglycoside phosphotransferase family protein, with translation MLKLYNEIPDSCKWKTVEAINKGWSNDQKYYIQTTDGRKLLLRISDIRQYENKKWDFEAIKRLDKIDILMSRPIDFGICNNGQSVYSLLTWIKGEDARTVLPALSNKEQYQLGVKAGEALRIMHQIPAAKNQMPWSERFNRKINRNITYYKACGIYLKGADKIIKYIEQNRYLLENRPQCFQHGDYHVGNMIVTKSGELGIIDFDRLDYGDPWEEFNRITWCADISAVFASGRINGYFGHDVPALFFRLMALYIASTQLSSVPWAIQFGQEEVNKALGQAENVLEWYDGFETYMPKWYVSTSPE, from the coding sequence GTGCTTAAACTCTATAATGAAATACCTGATTCTTGTAAATGGAAAACAGTTGAGGCAATTAATAAGGGGTGGTCGAATGATCAAAAATATTATATCCAGACGACGGATGGTAGGAAATTATTACTCAGAATATCGGACATAAGGCAATATGAGAATAAGAAATGGGATTTTGAAGCAATAAAACGGCTTGATAAAATTGACATTTTAATGTCGCGCCCGATTGATTTTGGAATTTGTAATAACGGCCAATCCGTTTATTCTTTACTAACCTGGATTAAAGGGGAGGACGCAAGAACTGTTCTTCCCGCGCTAAGCAACAAAGAGCAATACCAGCTCGGTGTTAAAGCTGGAGAAGCATTAAGAATTATGCACCAAATTCCTGCGGCAAAAAATCAGATGCCATGGTCGGAGCGTTTCAATCGTAAAATAAACAGAAATATTACTTACTATAAAGCCTGTGGGATTTATCTGAAGGGGGCAGATAAAATAATCAAATATATCGAACAAAATCGATACCTGCTGGAAAATCGCCCCCAGTGTTTTCAACATGGTGACTACCATGTCGGAAATATGATTGTTACAAAGTCCGGAGAACTGGGAATCATTGATTTTGACAGGCTTGATTACGGCGATCCTTGGGAGGAATTCAATCGCATTACCTGGTGTGCAGATATAAGTGCCGTGTTTGCTTCGGGACGTATAAATGGATATTTTGGTCATGATGTGCCTGCTTTATTTTTCAGATTAATGGCTTTATATATTGCAAGTACCCAGCTTTCATCAGTTCCCTGGGCAATTCAATTCGGACAGGAAGAAGTCAACAAGGCGCTCGGACAAGCCGAAAATGTTTTGGAATGGTATGATGGATTTGAAACATACATGCCAAAATGGTATGTTTCCACCTCTCCTGAATAA
- a CDS encoding molybdopterin-dependent oxidoreductase gives MKRILLITTLILLFFSISTFSGCVSEDQQEPGVYDNESETTFYAGQELTPIAEQRNNAIQGTQYIDRESYRLQVDGLVENPMEFSYEEIKALPRTSKVVDLDCVEGWGFTGKWTGVKIADLFEEVGVMENVSTVIFYSADGYSTALELDYLLENDIILAYGLNDVTLPPERGFPLQLVAESKYGYKWAKWIVRIELSDSEYRGYWEERGYNNRADVGGPAFER, from the coding sequence ATGAAACGAATCCTACTAATTACAACCTTAATACTCCTTTTTTTCAGTATCAGCACTTTTTCAGGTTGTGTTTCCGAAGATCAGCAAGAGCCAGGAGTCTATGATAACGAGTCAGAGACTACCTTTTACGCCGGGCAGGAATTAACGCCTATAGCCGAACAGCGCAACAACGCCATCCAGGGGACCCAGTATATAGACAGGGAGAGCTACCGCCTGCAGGTAGACGGCCTTGTAGAAAACCCCATGGAGTTCAGCTATGAAGAAATTAAGGCACTGCCCAGGACCTCGAAGGTCGTGGACCTGGACTGCGTGGAAGGCTGGGGTTTTACCGGAAAGTGGACAGGAGTGAAAATAGCCGACCTCTTTGAAGAAGTGGGGGTCATGGAAAATGTCAGCACGGTTATCTTCTACAGTGCAGACGGGTATTCCACTGCCCTGGAACTGGACTACCTTCTGGAAAACGACATAATCCTTGCCTACGGGCTAAACGATGTGACCCTTCCCCCGGAAAGAGGCTTTCCCCTGCAGCTCGTTGCCGAGAGCAAATACGGGTACAAGTGGGCAAAGTGGATCGTAAGAATCGAACTCAGTGATTCCGAATACAGAGGATACTGGGAAGAACGGGGCTATAACAATAGGGCAGACGTCGGGGGACCTGCGTTTGAAAGGTGA
- a CDS encoding phosphotransferase, giving the protein MVECHVNTLKPGDPFRDWLVEEVVGQRVRDKRCCVKVFKNGRSSHTVCRYHFKGEHFSVMAKYFAEPTDRLKKYDACKAMKNEFKKLELAASYINVAKPLAVNEDFNCALVTEHVPGKSLGWYFKHDTNLYEILTRMSHMLRRLHDNTLSSYNKENEFKNYHDVLDHLGLDYKTRETFNHFLGEWWYSDLLDRKQGCMIHRDVHPSNYIFYKGKPYALDFESSWFHANPVRDLGILSAELKNYFEQNKGGGWKAEPYIGHLLWEYSRNEKDFSRITKTLPFYMSVGLLRSARLHQENYRDYLIREAMACLEPNR; this is encoded by the coding sequence GTGGTGGAATGCCATGTAAATACACTGAAGCCAGGGGACCCTTTCAGGGATTGGCTTGTCGAAGAAGTGGTGGGACAAAGGGTCCGGGATAAACGATGCTGTGTTAAGGTTTTCAAGAATGGTCGCTCATCCCATACCGTCTGCAGGTATCACTTCAAAGGAGAACATTTCAGTGTAATGGCAAAATATTTTGCCGAACCCACGGACAGGTTAAAAAAATATGATGCCTGCAAAGCCATGAAGAACGAATTCAAGAAGCTTGAGCTGGCAGCTTCTTATATAAATGTTGCAAAGCCCCTTGCCGTGAACGAGGATTTCAACTGCGCCCTTGTAACCGAACATGTGCCAGGGAAATCGCTCGGCTGGTACTTCAAACACGATACAAATCTTTACGAAATACTTACCAGGATGTCACATATGCTCCGCAGGCTTCACGACAACACCCTTTCTTCCTACAACAAAGAAAATGAGTTCAAAAACTACCACGACGTTCTGGACCATCTGGGGCTTGACTACAAAACCCGGGAAACTTTCAACCATTTTCTCGGAGAATGGTGGTACAGCGACCTGCTTGACCGAAAACAAGGATGCATGATTCACAGGGACGTCCACCCCTCAAACTACATCTTTTACAAAGGCAAACCCTATGCCCTTGATTTCGAAAGCTCCTGGTTCCATGCAAACCCCGTCCGGGACCTGGGAATCCTCTCCGCGGAACTTAAAAATTATTTCGAGCAGAACAAAGGAGGGGGATGGAAGGCCGAACCCTACATAGGACATTTGCTCTGGGAATACAGCCGGAATGAAAAGGATTTTTCAAGAATTACGAAGACCTTGCCTTTCTATATGAGTGTGGGACTGCTCCGTTCAGCAAGGCTTCACCAGGAAAACTATCGAGATTATCTTATCAGAGAAGCCATGGCATGTTTGGAACCTAACAGGTGA
- a CDS encoding HAD family hydrolase, with amino-acid sequence MFESCQIKGVIFDCYQTLIDIDTDEHSHETYKTVSRWLAYQGVDVKPEKLKDSYMLKVKERMDESPETYPEVRVEEVFAEICGENAVWRINEKRLGVDTSRVFRAASIRKLLPFPQSIRLIEHCINIPKCIISNGQRVFSELELRYLGLYDYFDFVIFSSDVGYKKPDLRLFMTALKRMGLEFQPKCVMSVGDSYENELLPARKLGMRAMQIEEAWEKFGLKK; translated from the coding sequence ATATTTGAAAGCTGCCAGATCAAAGGGGTCATTTTTGACTGCTACCAGACCCTTATTGATATTGACACCGATGAGCACAGCCATGAAACCTATAAAACGGTTAGCAGGTGGCTGGCATATCAGGGAGTCGATGTAAAACCGGAGAAACTCAAGGATTCCTATATGCTGAAGGTAAAGGAAAGGATGGACGAGTCTCCGGAAACATACCCCGAGGTGAGGGTTGAAGAGGTTTTTGCAGAGATCTGCGGGGAAAATGCAGTGTGGAGGATCAACGAAAAACGCCTGGGTGTTGACACCTCAAGGGTCTTCAGGGCTGCTTCAATCCGAAAACTCCTCCCGTTTCCCCAGAGTATAAGACTGATCGAGCACTGCATCAATATCCCGAAATGCATCATCTCCAACGGGCAGCGGGTTTTTTCCGAACTTGAACTGAGGTACCTGGGACTTTATGACTACTTCGATTTCGTGATCTTTTCCTCGGACGTCGGGTACAAGAAACCGGACCTGAGGCTTTTCATGACCGCACTTAAGAGGATGGGCCTAGAGTTCCAGCCCAAGTGCGTGATGTCTGTCGGAGATTCCTATGAAAATGAGCTCCTCCCTGCCAGAAAGCTGGGGATGCGGGCCATGCAAATTGAGGAAGCCTGGGAGAAGTTCGGACTGAAGAAATGA
- a CDS encoding HAD family hydrolase — protein sequence MLESYKIQGEGIESVLKSYRMEKTGELSVPPVIERVSITRTVCEGSPIKGIIFDCYQTLIDIHTDEDDMETYERVTMWLAYQGVKIRPEKLRHTYELKVKERMDRSEEEYPEVKVEEVFSEICKDHAVWRIDEKKLGVETAKVFRAASIRKLRPFPQSIKLIEHCINIPKCIISNGQRVFSEMELRYLGFYDYFDFVIFSSDLGYKKPDLRLFMEALKKLGLELEPKCVLSIGDSYENEILPAHKLGMCAMQIEDAWEFYGVKD from the coding sequence ATGTTGGAAAGCTACAAGATACAGGGGGAAGGAATCGAAAGCGTACTTAAAAGCTACCGGATGGAAAAGACCGGAGAACTAAGTGTCCCACCTGTGATAGAAAGGGTTTCGATAACAAGAACCGTATGTGAGGGGAGTCCCATAAAAGGGATCATCTTTGACTGCTACCAGACTCTTATCGATATCCACACTGACGAAGATGACATGGAGACCTACGAAAGGGTGACAATGTGGCTTGCATACCAGGGTGTAAAGATCAGGCCTGAAAAACTGCGGCATACTTATGAATTGAAAGTAAAGGAAAGGATGGACAGGTCCGAAGAAGAATACCCGGAAGTAAAGGTGGAAGAGGTCTTCAGTGAGATCTGCAAAGATCACGCAGTCTGGAGAATTGATGAAAAAAAATTGGGAGTCGAAACCGCAAAGGTATTCAGAGCGGCGTCTATCCGAAAACTCCGGCCCTTTCCCCAGAGCATAAAGCTGATCGAGCACTGTATAAACATTCCTAAATGCATAATCTCCAACGGGCAGCGGGTCTTTTCCGAAATGGAACTGAGATACCTTGGCTTCTACGACTACTTCGATTTCGTGATATTTTCCTCAGACCTCGGATATAAAAAACCGGACCTCAGGCTCTTCATGGAAGCGCTCAAGAAACTGGGACTGGAACTCGAACCAAAGTGTGTACTGTCCATCGGAGACTCATATGAAAATGAGATTCTGCCCGCTCACAAACTCGGGATGTGCGCCATGCAGATCGAGGATGCCTGGGAGTTTTATGGGGTAAAAGATTAA
- a CDS encoding HAD family hydrolase — translation MLQNGRIKGLIFDCYKTLINIKTDERSRETNQRVSHWMLYQGVRIEPERLREVYKWKVIDRLNNSGQQHPDIRIEEIFAEICAENAYREIDPCWLGIETAKIFRTASIKKLEAYPQSRALLEKYRHVPKCIVSNAQRVFTEQELRFLGLYDYFDHVILSSDHKIKKPDTRLFQMALDQLGLEPHEVLSVGDTPENDIYPPQSLGMNAMHIHDAWRYA, via the coding sequence ATGCTACAAAACGGAAGGATAAAAGGCTTAATTTTTGACTGTTATAAAACCCTCATCAACATTAAAACCGATGAGAGAAGCAGGGAAACTAACCAGCGTGTCAGCCACTGGATGCTCTACCAGGGAGTAAGGATAGAACCCGAAAGGCTAAGAGAAGTATATAAGTGGAAGGTCATAGACCGGCTAAATAACTCCGGACAACAGCACCCCGACATCCGTATCGAAGAGATATTTGCAGAGATCTGTGCCGAAAACGCTTACCGTGAAATTGACCCCTGCTGGCTGGGTATCGAAACTGCGAAAATATTCAGGACCGCATCCATCAAAAAGCTGGAAGCTTACCCCCAGAGCCGGGCACTTCTTGAAAAATACAGGCATGTTCCCAAATGCATCGTTTCCAATGCCCAGAGGGTCTTTACTGAACAGGAATTACGTTTCTTAGGCTTATATGATTATTTTGACCATGTAATCCTCTCTTCAGACCACAAAATAAAGAAACCTGATACCCGGCTCTTTCAAATGGCTCTCGACCAGCTGGGCCTCGAACCCCACGAAGTTCTCTCCGTCGGAGACACCCCTGAAAACGACATATATCCGCCCCAGAGCCTGGGGATGAATGCGATGCACATCCATGATGCCTGGCGCTATGCTTAA
- a CDS encoding valine--tRNA ligase, with product MTESEIPKEYNPHEVEPKWMEQWNLSMYHFNWGEDSRPQYIIDTPPPYPTGNFHIGNALNWCYIDFVARYKRMRGYNVMFPQGWDCHGLPTEVKVEEIHGITKNQVPRAEFRKMCRELTAGNIDKMRQTMLRLGFSVDWSNEFVTMEPEYFVKTQKSFVKMYNGGHIYHEEHPVNWCPRCETAIAFAEVEYEAGQTKLNFVHFDKVDIATTRPELMAACVAVAVHPEDERYKEFVGKTIKVPLFGQEVPLITDDAVESGFGTGAVMICTFGDKQDVRWWTKHHLPLIKAIDKEGKMTKAAGKYEGLGLKECRQVVIEDLKSEGFIYDQKPLDQNVGLCWRCSTPIEILSEPQWFVKINQKGILEKADEIEWVPEYMKVRLENWTGTMEWDWCISRQRIFATPIPIWYCKHCGEVMIAEESWLPIDPNENVPKRACTCGSTEFEPETDVLDTWMDSSITALHVSGWESDRELRLPTQIRPQGHDIIRTWAFYTILRSLALEGKRPWDSIVVNGMVLGPDGHKMSKSLGNVISPEEVLKDYSADAFRQWGAVGGSTGSDVMFRWKDVVSASRFLQKMWSIYRFSMSHLKEFGSEDAENFQTENLLAIDRWLLSKLNRLVQSSTEEMDGYQFDSTFKAIRGFAWEVLADNYLELVKGRLYGDEPEGKKAAQYVLYRTTDTLSRLLAPFVPFFAEELYSRLGRESVHTQPWPEADESLISKEFEAAGELIKDITSEVRRYKSDRKIALNAPLKKIELYNANIDTGDITGATNTEVELIEGAPSFEHVPVEVKPDMGILGPRFRKEAGAIVKALKAADPAVIEEQAASGKIVVDVNGETIELEPEAVEIRKEVISAGREVDVLDVNGVVVVIVR from the coding sequence ATGACGGAATCGGAAATTCCAAAAGAATATAACCCTCATGAAGTTGAACCGAAATGGATGGAGCAGTGGAACCTCTCCATGTACCACTTCAACTGGGGAGAAGACTCCCGCCCCCAGTATATCATTGATACCCCCCCACCATATCCCACAGGCAACTTCCACATCGGAAACGCCCTTAACTGGTGCTATATCGACTTTGTCGCCCGCTATAAGAGGATGCGCGGGTATAACGTTATGTTTCCCCAGGGCTGGGACTGCCACGGGCTGCCTACCGAAGTAAAGGTTGAAGAAATCCACGGAATTACGAAAAACCAGGTCCCAAGAGCGGAATTCCGTAAGATGTGCCGGGAACTTACTGCCGGAAACATCGATAAGATGCGCCAGACCATGCTGCGCCTGGGCTTCTCCGTGGACTGGAGCAACGAATTCGTCACCATGGAACCCGAGTACTTCGTAAAGACCCAGAAGTCCTTTGTCAAAATGTACAACGGCGGGCATATCTACCATGAAGAACACCCGGTCAACTGGTGCCCGCGCTGTGAAACTGCCATCGCTTTTGCGGAAGTCGAGTACGAAGCAGGGCAGACAAAGCTGAACTTCGTCCACTTCGATAAGGTCGACATCGCCACCACCAGGCCCGAACTCATGGCTGCCTGTGTGGCTGTGGCCGTTCACCCAGAAGACGAGCGTTATAAAGAGTTCGTGGGAAAAACGATCAAAGTTCCCCTCTTCGGGCAGGAAGTTCCCCTAATCACAGACGACGCAGTCGAATCCGGGTTCGGGACAGGCGCAGTTATGATCTGTACCTTCGGGGACAAGCAGGACGTACGCTGGTGGACCAAGCATCACCTCCCCCTTATCAAAGCCATCGACAAAGAAGGAAAGATGACAAAAGCAGCAGGCAAGTACGAAGGCCTGGGTCTTAAGGAGTGCAGGCAGGTTGTCATCGAGGACCTTAAGTCCGAAGGCTTCATCTACGACCAGAAACCCCTGGACCAGAATGTAGGACTCTGCTGGCGCTGCAGCACACCCATTGAAATCCTTTCCGAGCCCCAGTGGTTTGTCAAGATCAACCAGAAAGGCATCCTGGAAAAAGCCGACGAGATAGAGTGGGTCCCCGAGTACATGAAGGTCAGGCTTGAGAACTGGACAGGGACCATGGAATGGGACTGGTGCATTTCCAGGCAGAGGATCTTTGCAACCCCTATTCCCATCTGGTACTGCAAACATTGCGGGGAAGTAATGATCGCCGAGGAAAGCTGGCTCCCGATCGACCCCAATGAAAACGTACCAAAGAGAGCCTGTACCTGCGGCTCCACGGAGTTTGAGCCTGAAACCGATGTGCTGGACACCTGGATGGACTCGTCTATCACCGCACTGCACGTATCGGGCTGGGAAAGCGACCGGGAACTGCGGCTTCCGACCCAGATCCGCCCCCAGGGGCATGACATCATCCGGACCTGGGCTTTTTACACGATCCTCAGGAGTCTGGCCCTGGAAGGCAAAAGGCCCTGGGACTCCATCGTGGTCAACGGGATGGTGCTCGGCCCGGATGGGCACAAGATGAGCAAGTCGCTTGGAAACGTTATCTCTCCCGAAGAAGTTCTCAAGGACTACAGTGCTGATGCCTTCAGGCAGTGGGGTGCCGTTGGCGGCTCCACCGGTTCGGACGTTATGTTCAGGTGGAAGGATGTGGTCTCAGCTTCCAGGTTCCTCCAGAAGATGTGGAGCATCTACCGCTTCTCCATGTCCCACCTGAAAGAATTCGGGTCTGAAGACGCTGAGAACTTCCAGACAGAAAACCTGCTAGCAATCGACAGGTGGCTCTTGAGCAAACTGAACAGGCTCGTACAGAGCTCCACAGAAGAAATGGACGGCTACCAGTTCGATTCCACCTTCAAGGCCATCAGGGGTTTTGCCTGGGAAGTCCTTGCTGACAACTACCTGGAACTTGTGAAAGGCAGGCTCTACGGCGACGAGCCCGAAGGCAAGAAAGCCGCACAGTACGTGCTCTACAGGACAACGGACACCCTCTCCCGCCTGCTCGCACCCTTCGTCCCCTTCTTCGCAGAAGAGCTCTACTCCAGACTCGGCAGGGAAAGCGTCCACACACAGCCCTGGCCTGAAGCGGACGAAAGCCTGATCAGCAAGGAATTCGAAGCTGCAGGAGAACTTATCAAAGACATCACGAGTGAAGTCCGCAGGTACAAGTCGGACCGGAAAATTGCCCTGAACGCCCCCCTGAAGAAGATTGAGCTCTATAACGCAAACATCGACACAGGAGACATTACAGGCGCCACGAACACGGAAGTAGAACTGATCGAAGGCGCTCCTTCTTTCGAACACGTGCCCGTAGAAGTCAAACCGGACATGGGTATCCTGGGCCCCAGGTTCAGGAAAGAAGCAGGAGCAATCGTAAAAGCCCTCAAAGCAGCAGACCCTGCAGTTATTGAGGAACAGGCAGCCTCCGGAAAAATCGTTGTGGACGTAAACGGAGAAACAATCGAACTCGAGCCCGAAGCCGTTGAGATAAGGAAAGAAGTTATTTCCGCCGGCAGGGAAGTCGACGTCCTTGACGTCAACGGGGTTGTTGTTGTAATCGTCAGGTAA
- a CDS encoding archaellin/type IV pilin N-terminal domain-containing protein, which yields MKFNKLFGRFGKDEKAFTGLESAIVLTAFIVVAAVFSYVVLGAGFSTSDTAKATVDEGIKQATSSIELAGDVIGVEGSTDNTLDNLLVTIQLTAGQAPVDIGENSTDDMLVVSYWDAGLYESNVTWSKTFIGDNDGDKVLEQHEKVELNITVPDSAKLQTADDAVNREFKLEVKPKIGATLPVTRTTPFDLDAFTVIM from the coding sequence ATGAAGTTTAACAAATTATTCGGCAGATTTGGAAAGGATGAAAAAGCCTTCACAGGGCTTGAATCCGCAATCGTTCTGACCGCTTTCATCGTCGTGGCAGCAGTCTTCTCCTACGTAGTGCTCGGTGCAGGTTTCTCCACCTCCGACACAGCAAAAGCAACCGTTGATGAAGGTATCAAGCAGGCAACCTCCTCCATCGAACTCGCTGGAGACGTAATCGGTGTAGAAGGAAGCACCGACAACACCCTCGACAACCTTCTCGTAACCATCCAGCTCACCGCCGGGCAGGCCCCCGTTGACATTGGAGAGAACAGCACAGATGACATGCTTGTTGTCTCTTACTGGGACGCCGGGCTCTATGAATCCAATGTAACCTGGAGCAAGACTTTCATTGGAGACAATGATGGAGACAAGGTTCTCGAACAGCACGAAAAGGTTGAACTCAACATTACTGTCCCGGACAGTGCCAAGTTACAGACAGCAGATGATGCTGTGAACAGAGAGTTCAAGCTTGAGGTAAAGCCCAAGATCGGTGCAACCCTCCCGGTAACAAGGACAACACCTTTCGACCTTGACGCCTTCACAGTAATTATGTAA